One window of the Ammospiza nelsoni isolate bAmmNel1 chromosome 17, bAmmNel1.pri, whole genome shotgun sequence genome contains the following:
- the LOC132081023 gene encoding glucagon receptor-like isoform X1 has translation MGDTPGAGSLRSLVQLAWLCLFSSVPHGGAKVLEKTFEEWLRYRDECLRRMASEPYPAGLFCNRTFDMYACWPDGSPGTAVNVSCPFYLPWFEKVKHGLVSRRCGTDGQWVTVNGSQPWRDYSQCEDELEVTAEEEGARRLMVSFKVLYTVGYSLSLLTLISALLILTACRNLRCTRNYIHANLFASFGLRATSVMVKDALLERRWGVELVQVADWEALLSHEAALGCRAAQVLMQYCILANHYWFLVEAVYLYKLLIGAVFSEKNYYRLYLYLGWGTPVVFVVPWMAAKYLKENAECWALNENMAYWWIIRIPILLASLINLLIFMRILKVILAKLRANQKGYADYKLRLAKATLTLIPLFGIHEVVFIFATDEQTTGILRYVKVFFTLFLNSFQGFLVAVLYCFANKEVKSEMKKKWQLWKLDHPVLCCAQ, from the exons ATGGGGGACACGCCTGGAGCCGGATCCCTGCGGAGCCTCGTCCAGCTCgcctggctgtgcctcttcTCCTCCGTGCCG CACGGCGGGGCCAAGGTGCTGGAGAAGACCTTCGAGGAGTGGCTGCGGTACCGTGACGAGTGCCTGAGGAGGATGGCGAGCGAGCCCTACCCGGCAG GGCTGTTCTGTAACAGGACATTTGACATGTACGCCTGCTGGCCTGACGGGAGCCCCGGCACCGCCGTCAACGTCTCCTGCCCCTTCTACCTGCCCTGGTTTGAGAAAG TGAAACACGGGCTGGTGAGCCGCAGGTGCGGCACCGACGGCCAGTGGGTGACGGTGAACggcagccagccctggagggaCTATTCCCAGTGCGAGGATGAGCTGGAGGTCACCGCTGAGGAG GAAGGCGCCCGCCGGCTCATGGTGAGCTTCAAGGTGCTCTACACCGTGGGCTACTCGCTGTCGCTGCTCACCCTCATCTCCGCCCTGCTCATCCTCACCGCCTGCAG GAACCTGCGCTGCACCAGGAATTACATCCACGCCAACCTGTTCGCCTCCTTCGGGCTGCGCGCCACCTCGGTGATGGTGAAGGACGCGCTGCTGGAGCGGCGCTGGGGCGTGGAGCTGGTGCAGGTGGCGGACTGGGAGGCTCTGCTGAGCCACGAG GCAGCGCTGGGGTGCCGTGCAGCACAGGTGCTGATGCAGTACTGCATCCTGGCCAACCACTACTGGTTCCTGGTGGAAGCTGTCTACCTCTACAAGCTGCTCATCGGGGCCGTGTTCTCCGAGAAGAATTACTACAGGCTCTACCTCTACCTGGGCTGGG GGACCCCCGTGGTGTTCGTGGTGCCCTGGATGGCTGCCAAGTACCTGAAGGAGAACGCGGA GTGCTGGGCCCTGAATGAGAACATGGCTTACTGGTGGATCATCCGCATCCCCATCCTGCTCGCCTCCCTG ATCAACCTGCTCATCTTCATGCGGATCCTCAAGGTGATCCTGGCCAAGCTCCGGGCCAACCAGAAGGGCTACGCCGACTACAAGCTGAG GCTGGCCAAAGCCACCCTGACCCTCATTCCCCTCTTTGGGATCCACGAGGTCGTTTTCATCTTCGCCACAGACGAGCAAACCACGGGCATCCTGCGCTACGTCAAGGTGTTCTTCACCCTCTTCCTCAACTCCTTCCAG ggcttccTGGTGGCTGTGCTGTACTGCTTTGCCAACAAGGAG GTGAAGTCTGAGATGAAGAAGAAGTGGCAGCTGTGGAAGCTCGACCACCcggtgctctgctgtgcccagtga
- the LOC132081023 gene encoding glucagon receptor-like isoform X2 — MYACWPDGSPGTAVNVSCPFYLPWFEKVKHGLVSRRCGTDGQWVTVNGSQPWRDYSQCEDELEVTAEEEGARRLMVSFKVLYTVGYSLSLLTLISALLILTACRNLRCTRNYIHANLFASFGLRATSVMVKDALLERRWGVELVQVADWEALLSHEAALGCRAAQVLMQYCILANHYWFLVEAVYLYKLLIGAVFSEKNYYRLYLYLGWGTPVVFVVPWMAAKYLKENAECWALNENMAYWWIIRIPILLASLVILAKLRANQKGYADYKLRLAKATLTLIPLFGIHEVVFIFATDEQTTGILRYVKVFFTLFLNSFQGFLVAVLYCFANKEVKSEMKKKWQLWKLDHPVLCCAQ; from the exons ATGTACGCCTGCTGGCCTGACGGGAGCCCCGGCACCGCCGTCAACGTCTCCTGCCCCTTCTACCTGCCCTGGTTTGAGAAAG TGAAACACGGGCTGGTGAGCCGCAGGTGCGGCACCGACGGCCAGTGGGTGACGGTGAACggcagccagccctggagggaCTATTCCCAGTGCGAGGATGAGCTGGAGGTCACCGCTGAGGAG GAAGGCGCCCGCCGGCTCATGGTGAGCTTCAAGGTGCTCTACACCGTGGGCTACTCGCTGTCGCTGCTCACCCTCATCTCCGCCCTGCTCATCCTCACCGCCTGCAG GAACCTGCGCTGCACCAGGAATTACATCCACGCCAACCTGTTCGCCTCCTTCGGGCTGCGCGCCACCTCGGTGATGGTGAAGGACGCGCTGCTGGAGCGGCGCTGGGGCGTGGAGCTGGTGCAGGTGGCGGACTGGGAGGCTCTGCTGAGCCACGAG GCAGCGCTGGGGTGCCGTGCAGCACAGGTGCTGATGCAGTACTGCATCCTGGCCAACCACTACTGGTTCCTGGTGGAAGCTGTCTACCTCTACAAGCTGCTCATCGGGGCCGTGTTCTCCGAGAAGAATTACTACAGGCTCTACCTCTACCTGGGCTGGG GGACCCCCGTGGTGTTCGTGGTGCCCTGGATGGCTGCCAAGTACCTGAAGGAGAACGCGGA GTGCTGGGCCCTGAATGAGAACATGGCTTACTGGTGGATCATCCGCATCCCCATCCTGCTCGCCTCCCTG GTGATCCTGGCCAAGCTCCGGGCCAACCAGAAGGGCTACGCCGACTACAAGCTGAG GCTGGCCAAAGCCACCCTGACCCTCATTCCCCTCTTTGGGATCCACGAGGTCGTTTTCATCTTCGCCACAGACGAGCAAACCACGGGCATCCTGCGCTACGTCAAGGTGTTCTTCACCCTCTTCCTCAACTCCTTCCAG ggcttccTGGTGGCTGTGCTGTACTGCTTTGCCAACAAGGAG GTGAAGTCTGAGATGAAGAAGAAGTGGCAGCTGTGGAAGCTCGACCACCcggtgctctgctgtgcccagtga